CAACTGCTGCCGGTGATCGGCCTGTTCCTTGATGGCGCCTCGCTGCCGGTCGCCATTTCACCGATGCAGGTGCTGACCATTGCGTTGACGACGATGATCGTTGCGCTGCTTTCTACGCTCTATCCATCCTGGCGCGCCGCCGCCGTCCAACCCGCTGAGGCTTTACGCTATGAGTAATTCGATTCTGTTGCAGTGTGACAATCTGTGCAAACGCTATCAGGAAGGCAGCGTGCAGACTGACGTGCTGCGTAACGTGGCGTTCAGCATGCAGCAGGGCGAGTTGATGGCGATTGTCGGCAGCTCGGGCTCAGGCAAAAGTACGCTGTTGCACCTGCTGGGCGGCCTCGATAAGCCGACCTCCGGTGATGTGATTTTCAACGGCCAGTCGCTGAATGCGATGTCATCCTCGGCGAAAGCGGAGCTGCGCAACCGCGAGCTCGGTTTTATCTATCAGTTTCACCATCTGCTGCCAGACTTTAACGCGCTGGAAAACGTGGCGATGCCGCTGTTGATTGGCAAAGTGGCCAGGGCGGAAGTAGAGGAGCGCGCTCGCGCCATGCTGGCGGCGGTCGGGCTGGAAAAACGTGCGCTGCATCGGCCCTCAGAACTCTCCGGCGGCGAGCGTCAGCGCGTGGCCATTGCTCGCGCGTTGGTCAATAACCCCCGGCTGGTGATGGCCGATGAGCCAACCGGTAACCTGGATGCGCGCAACGCCGATGCGATTTTCGATCTGATCGGCGAGCTAAACGTGCGTCAGGGCACCGCCTTTCTGGTGGTGACACATGATTTGCAGCTGGCGAAACGACTGAAGCGTCAGCAGGAGATGCGCGACGGTCAGCTCAGCGATCGGCTTACCCTGACGGAGAGCCTGTAATGACCCCCTCGTTATCTCTGCTGCTGGGCTTACGCTTCAGCCGCGGACGCCGCCGCGGCGGCATGGTTTCGCTGATTTCGGTGATCTCCACCGTGGGTATCGCGCTGGGCGTGGCGGTGCTGATCGTGGGCCTGAGCGCGATGAACGGCTTCGAACGCGAGCTGAACAACCGCATTCTGGCGGTGGTGCCGC
The sequence above is drawn from the Duffyella gerundensis genome and encodes:
- the lolD gene encoding lipoprotein-releasing ABC transporter ATP-binding protein LolD; this encodes MSNSILLQCDNLCKRYQEGSVQTDVLRNVAFSMQQGELMAIVGSSGSGKSTLLHLLGGLDKPTSGDVIFNGQSLNAMSSSAKAELRNRELGFIYQFHHLLPDFNALENVAMPLLIGKVARAEVEERARAMLAAVGLEKRALHRPSELSGGERQRVAIARALVNNPRLVMADEPTGNLDARNADAIFDLIGELNVRQGTAFLVVTHDLQLAKRLKRQQEMRDGQLSDRLTLTESL